From a single Arthrobacter sp. SLBN-112 genomic region:
- a CDS encoding DUF1540 domain-containing protein has translation MTTHVADCSVTRCSFNDHEGCTAHAITVGGSQDHASCATFIETGIHGGLPKVLADVGACQRAECVHNEHLMCNAPEVHVGPGADNADCLTYAHA, from the coding sequence ATGACAACACATGTTGCCGACTGCAGTGTCACCCGTTGCTCATTCAACGACCACGAAGGCTGCACCGCGCACGCCATCACTGTTGGCGGAAGCCAGGACCATGCATCCTGCGCCACTTTCATCGAGACCGGCATCCACGGCGGCCTGCCCAAGGTGCTGGCGGATGTCGGTGCATGCCAGCGCGCCGAGTGCGTCCACAACGAGCACCTGATGTGCAATGCCCCGGAGGTGCACGTGGGGCCCGGCGCCGACAACGCCGACTGCCTCACCTACGCCCACGCCTGA
- a CDS encoding carbon starvation CstA family protein, translating to MAEVPDQRKNGSRAEGGLATDPDLPPPAVDKARLEAEDRRWTPGKIALWAAIALLGGVAWFMLAIVRGETVNAIWFVFASVCTYLIGYRFYSKVIERYITKPDDRRATPAEYKADGKDYVRTDRNVLFGHHFAAIAGAGPLVGPIIAAQMGYLPGTIWIILGVVLAGAVQDYLVMFFSMRRGGRSLGQMAREELGIIGGTAALIATLLIMVIIVAILALVVVNALGESPWGVFSVGMTIPIALFMGVYLRFLRPGKVMEVSIIGFVLLMAAIIGGGLVAQTEWGATVFHLDKVTIAWGLLIYGFIAAVLPVWLLLAPRDYLSTFMKIGVIVMLALAIIVVRPEVSVPAFSEFASRENGPVLSGALFPFLFVTIACGALSGFHALISSGTTPKLVEKERQTRYIGYGGMLMESFVAIMALVAAISIDRGLYFAMNAPAALTGGTVETAATWVNSLGLSGVNITPGILTETAANVGEQSIVSRTGGAPTLAVGLAHIMQQFIGGTAMMAFWYHFAIMFEALFILTAVDAGTRVARFMLQDSIGNFVPKFKEASWRPGAWLCTAIMVAAWGAVLLMGVTDPLGGINTLFPLFGIANQLLAAIALAVCLAIVAKRGTFKYLWIVALPLTFAAVVTITASFQKIFSPVPAVGYFANNAAFSKALADGKKEFGTAKTVAAMEAVVRNTAIQGWLSVIFVVLTIIVIATAVLATVKAFRDRAAGRATTDNEDPAVPSRVFAPAGLVPTTAERELAAEWERVPAEARLERAGH from the coding sequence ATGGCCGAAGTGCCTGACCAGCGGAAGAACGGATCCCGGGCGGAGGGAGGACTGGCGACGGACCCGGATCTTCCCCCGCCCGCTGTGGACAAGGCACGGCTTGAGGCCGAGGACCGGAGGTGGACGCCGGGCAAGATCGCCCTCTGGGCCGCGATCGCACTCCTGGGCGGGGTCGCATGGTTCATGCTGGCGATCGTCCGCGGGGAAACCGTCAATGCCATCTGGTTCGTCTTTGCCTCCGTGTGCACGTACCTGATCGGGTACCGCTTCTACTCCAAGGTGATCGAGCGCTACATCACCAAGCCTGACGACCGCCGCGCCACCCCTGCCGAATACAAGGCCGACGGCAAGGACTACGTCCGTACGGACCGCAACGTCCTGTTCGGCCACCACTTTGCCGCCATCGCCGGCGCGGGCCCGCTGGTGGGCCCGATCATCGCGGCCCAGATGGGGTATCTCCCCGGCACCATCTGGATCATTCTCGGCGTCGTCCTCGCCGGCGCAGTCCAGGACTACCTGGTCATGTTCTTTTCCATGCGCCGCGGCGGCCGCTCCCTCGGCCAGATGGCCCGCGAGGAACTCGGTATCATCGGCGGCACTGCCGCCCTCATCGCCACCCTGCTGATCATGGTGATCATCGTGGCCATCCTGGCGCTCGTCGTCGTCAACGCCCTGGGTGAAAGCCCGTGGGGCGTATTCTCCGTGGGAATGACCATCCCCATCGCCCTGTTCATGGGCGTCTACCTCCGCTTCCTGCGCCCCGGCAAGGTCATGGAGGTCTCGATCATCGGTTTCGTCCTCCTCATGGCGGCCATCATCGGCGGCGGCCTGGTGGCCCAGACGGAATGGGGCGCCACTGTATTCCACCTGGACAAGGTGACCATTGCCTGGGGCCTCCTTATCTACGGCTTCATCGCAGCGGTCCTGCCCGTGTGGCTGCTGCTGGCCCCGCGCGACTACCTCTCCACCTTCATGAAGATCGGCGTCATTGTGATGCTCGCGCTGGCCATCATCGTGGTCCGGCCCGAAGTCAGCGTCCCGGCCTTCAGTGAATTCGCCAGCCGCGAGAACGGACCGGTGTTGTCCGGCGCCCTGTTCCCCTTCCTGTTCGTCACCATCGCCTGCGGTGCTTTGTCCGGTTTCCATGCCCTGATTTCCTCCGGCACCACCCCCAAGCTGGTGGAGAAGGAACGGCAGACCCGGTACATCGGGTATGGCGGAATGCTGATGGAATCCTTCGTGGCCATCATGGCGCTGGTGGCAGCCATCTCGATCGACCGCGGCCTCTACTTCGCCATGAACGCCCCCGCAGCCCTGACGGGCGGGACCGTGGAAACGGCAGCAACCTGGGTCAACAGCCTGGGCCTGAGCGGCGTCAACATCACGCCCGGCATACTGACCGAAACGGCGGCGAACGTTGGGGAGCAGAGCATCGTCTCCCGCACCGGCGGCGCGCCCACGCTGGCCGTGGGGCTGGCGCACATCATGCAGCAGTTCATCGGCGGGACGGCCATGATGGCGTTCTGGTACCACTTCGCCATCATGTTCGAGGCACTCTTCATCCTCACCGCCGTGGACGCCGGCACGCGCGTTGCCCGTTTCATGCTGCAGGACTCGATCGGCAACTTCGTCCCCAAGTTCAAGGAAGCCTCCTGGCGCCCGGGAGCCTGGCTCTGCACGGCCATCATGGTGGCTGCCTGGGGTGCCGTGCTGCTGATGGGCGTGACCGATCCACTGGGCGGCATCAACACCCTCTTCCCGCTGTTCGGTATCGCCAACCAGTTGCTGGCCGCCATCGCGCTGGCTGTATGCCTGGCGATCGTCGCCAAGCGCGGCACCTTCAAGTACCTGTGGATCGTTGCCCTGCCGCTGACCTTCGCCGCCGTGGTCACCATCACTGCCAGCTTCCAGAAGATCTTCTCGCCCGTCCCCGCCGTGGGGTACTTCGCCAACAACGCCGCCTTCAGCAAGGCGCTGGCCGACGGCAAGAAGGAGTTCGGCACCGCCAAGACCGTGGCCGCCATGGAAGCCGTGGTCCGCAACACCGCAATCCAGGGCTGGCTGTCCGTGATCTTCGTAGTGCTCACCATCATCGTGATCGCGACGGCGGTGCTCGCCACCGTCAAGGCCTTCCGCGACAGGGCGGCCGGGAGAGCCACCACGGACAACGAGGACCCGGCAGTTCCTTCGCGGGTCTTCGCCCCCGCGGGGCTGGTGCCGACAACGGCCGAACGGGAACTGGCAGCCGAATGGGAAAGGGTGCCCGCAGAAGCACGGCTTGAACGGGCCGGGCACTGA
- a CDS encoding YbdD/YjiX family protein — MSAGMALVANGFRGFARYLGGVMGADAYAKYLEHHRAAGHQEPPLTERQFWRDRTDRQDANPQGRCC, encoded by the coding sequence ATGAGCGCCGGCATGGCCCTGGTGGCCAATGGATTCCGCGGCTTCGCCCGTTACCTGGGCGGAGTCATGGGCGCGGACGCCTATGCCAAGTACCTGGAACACCACAGGGCGGCCGGGCACCAGGAACCACCCCTCACTGAACGCCAGTTCTGGCGGGACCGCACGGACCGCCAGGACGCCAACCCGCAGGGGAGGTGCTGCTGA